The Leptolyngbya sp. CCY15150 genome contains a region encoding:
- a CDS encoding rhodanese-like domain-containing protein — protein MSAFLGLIPTPGPIQPQSRVYDLKARLDWGEPALTIVDVRDRQDFNACHITGAVSIPLDNLVAQSGSNFEVDRDIYVYGETDDETAIAATTLRDAGYTHVSELRGGLAAWKAVSYPVEVTTPAA, from the coding sequence ATGAGCGCATTTCTAGGACTGATTCCTACACCCGGCCCGATTCAACCTCAATCCCGCGTCTATGACCTGAAAGCCCGTCTTGACTGGGGCGAGCCTGCCTTGACCATCGTAGACGTGCGCGATCGCCAAGATTTCAACGCTTGCCACATCACCGGCGCTGTTTCCATCCCCCTAGACAACTTGGTGGCCCAATCCGGCAGCAACTTCGAAGTGGATCGGGACATCTATGTCTACGGCGAAACGGATGATGAAACCGCGATCGCTGCCACCACGCTGCGGGATGCCGGTTACACCCACGTGTCAGAACTACGCGGTGGCTTGGCGGCATGGAAGGCCGTGAGCTACCCCGTCGAAGTGACCACCCCTGCCGCTTAG